One region of Mycolicibacterium rhodesiae NBB3 genomic DNA includes:
- the hisG gene encoding ATP phosphoribosyltransferase: MLRVAVPNKGALSESAAEILSEAGYRRRRDQKDLTVIDPANNVEFFFLRPKDIAVYVGSGQLDFGITGRDLAADSDAPVRERLALGFGNSTFRYAGPIGREWTAADLGGKRIATSFPNLVRKDLAAKGIDATVIRLDGAVEISVQLGVADVIADVVGSGRTLALHDLVAFGDPLCDSEAVLIEGAEAGNSAARDQLAARVQGVVFGQQYLMLDYDCPRTVLDEATAVTPGLESPTIAPLADPAWVAVRALVPRRDVNAIMDKLAAIGAKAILASDIRFCRF, translated from the coding sequence ATGTTGCGCGTCGCCGTTCCCAACAAGGGCGCGCTGAGCGAGTCCGCCGCCGAGATCCTGTCGGAGGCGGGCTATCGCAGGCGCCGGGACCAGAAGGACCTGACCGTCATCGACCCGGCGAACAACGTCGAGTTCTTCTTCTTGCGTCCCAAGGACATCGCCGTCTATGTCGGATCCGGTCAGCTGGACTTCGGGATCACCGGGCGCGATCTGGCCGCCGACTCCGACGCACCGGTGCGGGAGAGGCTGGCACTCGGATTCGGAAATTCGACATTTCGTTATGCGGGTCCCATCGGGCGCGAGTGGACCGCCGCCGACCTGGGGGGTAAGCGGATCGCCACCTCGTTTCCGAATTTGGTGCGAAAAGACCTCGCGGCCAAGGGAATCGACGCCACGGTGATCCGTCTCGACGGGGCCGTCGAGATTTCCGTGCAACTGGGGGTGGCCGACGTCATCGCCGACGTCGTCGGGTCCGGCCGCACGCTCGCGCTGCATGATCTGGTGGCGTTCGGCGATCCGCTGTGCGACTCCGAAGCCGTACTGATCGAAGGCGCCGAAGCCGGGAACTCCGCAGCGCGAGACCAACTGGCGGCACGCGTGCAGGGCGTGGTGTTCGGGCAGCAGTACCTGATGCTCGATTACGACTGTCCGCGTACCGTGCTCGACGAGGCCACCGCGGTCACCCCGGGACTGGAATCGCCCACCATCGCTCCGCTGGCCGATCCGGCATGGGTCGCGGTGCGCGCGCTGGTGCCACGGCGCGACGTCAACGCGATCATGGACAAGCTCGCAGCGATCGGCGCCAAGGCGATCCTGGCGTCTGACATCCGCTTCTGCCGCTTCTGA
- a CDS encoding phosphoribosyl-ATP diphosphatase: protein MKQSRPVKTFDALFAELSDKARTRPAGSGTVAALDGGVHGLGKKILEEAGEVWLAAEHEGDDELADEISQLLYWTQVLMISRGLTLDDVYSKL, encoded by the coding sequence GTGAAACAATCGCGTCCCGTGAAGACCTTCGACGCCCTGTTCGCCGAACTGAGCGATAAAGCGCGCACCCGGCCGGCGGGCAGCGGTACGGTCGCCGCGCTCGACGGCGGCGTGCACGGACTCGGCAAGAAGATTCTGGAGGAGGCCGGCGAGGTGTGGCTGGCCGCCGAGCACGAGGGTGACGACGAGCTGGCCGACGAGATCAGCCAGCTGCTGTATTGGACACAGGTACTGATGATCTCCCGCGGACTCACCCTCGACGACGTCTACTCGAAGCTATGA
- a CDS encoding sugar porter family MFS transporter — protein MAGSNAPAGDESALPIADDDFSSGGTAVRIASVAALGGLLFGYDSAVINGAVDSIQEDFGIGNAELGFAVASALLGAAAGAMTAGRIADMIGRISVMKIAAALFLISAFGTGFAHEVWSVVLFRIVGGIGVGVASVIAPAYIAETSPPSIRGRLGSLQQLAIVLGIFTSFAVNWVLQWAAGGPNEPLWFGLDAWRWMFLMMAIPAVLYGALAFTIPESPRYLVASHKIPEARKVLSMLLGQKNLEITIDRIKETLEREDKPSLRDLKKPTGGIYGIVWVGLGLSIFQQFVGINVIFYYSNVLWQAVGFSADESAIYTVITSVINVLTTLIAIALIDKIGRKPLLLIGSSGMAVTLITMAVIFANATIGPDGTPSLPGASGVIALIAANLFVVAFGMSWGPVVWVLLGEMFPNRIRAAALGIAAAGQWAANWLITVTFPGLREHLGLAYGFYGLCAVLSGLFVWRWVMETKGVSLEDMHGEVLHDASPKAAT, from the coding sequence ATGGCAGGCTCCAACGCCCCCGCCGGAGACGAATCCGCACTACCGATCGCCGACGACGACTTCTCATCGGGCGGTACTGCCGTCCGAATCGCTTCGGTCGCCGCACTGGGCGGCCTGCTGTTCGGCTACGACAGCGCGGTCATCAACGGTGCGGTCGACTCGATCCAAGAGGATTTCGGCATCGGCAACGCCGAACTCGGATTCGCGGTCGCGTCGGCGCTCCTGGGGGCGGCGGCCGGAGCCATGACCGCCGGACGTATCGCCGACATGATCGGGCGCATCTCGGTGATGAAGATCGCTGCGGCGCTCTTCCTGATCAGCGCCTTCGGCACGGGCTTCGCCCATGAAGTCTGGTCGGTCGTCCTGTTCCGCATCGTCGGCGGCATCGGCGTCGGCGTGGCCTCGGTCATCGCTCCCGCCTACATCGCGGAGACGTCGCCACCGTCGATCCGCGGCCGGCTTGGGTCGTTGCAACAGCTGGCGATCGTATTGGGCATCTTCACCTCGTTCGCCGTGAACTGGGTTCTGCAGTGGGCGGCCGGTGGCCCGAACGAGCCGTTGTGGTTCGGTCTCGACGCGTGGCGCTGGATGTTCCTGATGATGGCGATTCCCGCTGTCCTGTACGGCGCGCTCGCGTTCACGATTCCCGAGTCGCCGCGGTATCTCGTTGCCAGCCACAAGATTCCAGAAGCCCGCAAGGTCCTCAGCATGCTGCTGGGCCAGAAGAACCTCGAAATCACGATCGACCGCATCAAGGAGACGCTGGAGCGTGAGGACAAGCCGTCGCTGCGCGATCTGAAGAAGCCGACGGGCGGCATCTACGGCATCGTGTGGGTGGGCCTCGGGCTGTCGATCTTCCAACAGTTCGTCGGCATCAACGTGATCTTCTACTACAGCAACGTGCTGTGGCAGGCGGTCGGATTCAGCGCTGACGAGTCGGCGATCTACACCGTCATCACCTCGGTGATCAACGTGCTGACGACGCTGATCGCGATCGCGCTGATCGACAAGATCGGCCGCAAACCGCTGCTGCTGATCGGATCGTCAGGCATGGCGGTCACGCTCATCACGATGGCCGTCATCTTCGCCAACGCGACTATCGGCCCCGACGGCACCCCAAGCCTTCCCGGCGCTTCCGGAGTGATCGCCTTGATCGCGGCGAACCTGTTCGTGGTGGCGTTCGGCATGTCGTGGGGGCCCGTCGTCTGGGTGCTGCTCGGCGAGATGTTCCCCAACCGCATCCGCGCCGCAGCGCTCGGTATCGCCGCAGCGGGTCAATGGGCGGCCAACTGGCTCATCACGGTCACGTTCCCCGGCCTGCGCGAGCATCTCGGCCTGGCCTACGGCTTCTACGGCCTGTGTGCCGTGTTGTCGGGCCTGTTCGTGTGGAGGTGGGTGATGGAGACCAAGGGCGTTTCGCTGGAGGACATGCACGGCGAGGTCCTGCACGACGCATCGCCCAAGGCCGCCACCTGA
- a CDS encoding HAD family hydrolase — protein MRGVLFDMDGTLVDSEKLWDISMHELYGRLGGVLTPEVRESTVGGSAESVMATVYADLGLDPEPAAMAESADWLHDRTGELFEAGLPWLPGARELLDALLADGVPMALVTNTRRGLTEQALKSIGRHYFSASVCGDEVRRAKPAPDIYARAAELLGFAAGQCLAIEDSVTGTAAAEAAGCPVLVVPNDVEVPTSHRRTHVSSLAGVSVTDLRRVYDDLSHGIGERSA, from the coding sequence ATGCGGGGCGTCTTGTTCGACATGGACGGCACCCTCGTCGACTCCGAAAAGCTCTGGGACATCTCGATGCACGAGCTTTACGGGCGCCTCGGCGGTGTCCTGACACCTGAGGTGCGTGAGTCGACGGTCGGTGGTTCGGCGGAGAGCGTCATGGCGACCGTCTACGCCGATCTCGGTCTGGATCCCGAGCCGGCCGCGATGGCGGAGTCCGCGGACTGGTTGCACGACAGGACCGGTGAACTGTTCGAAGCCGGCCTGCCGTGGTTGCCGGGTGCGCGTGAGCTGCTCGACGCGCTTCTCGCCGACGGCGTCCCGATGGCCTTGGTAACCAACACACGTCGTGGTCTGACCGAGCAGGCGCTGAAAAGCATTGGTCGGCATTACTTCTCCGCATCGGTGTGTGGTGACGAGGTGCGCCGCGCGAAACCCGCACCCGACATCTACGCACGCGCTGCCGAGCTGCTGGGCTTCGCTGCCGGGCAATGTCTGGCAATCGAGGATTCCGTCACCGGCACGGCTGCGGCGGAGGCTGCCGGCTGCCCGGTGCTGGTGGTACCCAACGACGTCGAGGTGCCCACCAGTCATCGACGAACACATGTGAGTTCGCTGGCGGGCGTCAGCGTCACAGACCTGCGCCGGGTCTACGACGACCTCAGCCACGGTATCGGAGAACGCTCGGCGTAA
- the metH gene encoding methionine synthase, protein MTAVESTVSESNAFAPNIRPDCSDDLTAALRQRILVIDGAMGTAIQRDRPDEAGYRGERFADWPSDLVGNNDLLTLTQPHIIEGIHREYLEAGADILETNTFNANAVSLSDYGMAELSYELNYAGAALARKACDEFSTPDQPRYVAGALGPTTRTASISPDVNDPGARNVSYDQLVAAYFDSARGLVDGGADLLIVETIFDTLNAKAAIFAIETLFEERGRRWPVIISGTITDASGRTLSGQVTEAFWNSIRHAKPIAVGLNCALGAPEMRPYLAEMSRIADTFVSCYPNAGLPNAFGEYDESPKRQAGYVADFAEAGLVNMVGGCCGTTPAHIAEIAKVVEGMPPREVPEVEVATRLSGLEPLNITEDSLFVNIGERTNITGSARFRNLIKAEDYDTALSVALQQVEVGAQVIDINMDEGMIDGVAAMDRFTKLIASEPDISRVPEMIDSSKWEVIEAGLKNVQGKPIVNSISMKEGEDKFIREARLCRKYGAAVVVMAFDEQGQADNLERRKEICGRAYRVLTEEVGFPPEDIIFDPNCFALATGIEEHATYGIDFIEACAWIKENLPGVHISGGISNVSFSFRGNNPVREAIHAVFLFHAIKAGLDMGIVNAGALVPYDSIDPELRDRIEDVVLNRREDAAERLLEIAERFNRKENSEDPQAAEWRSLPVRERITHALVKGIDAHVDDDTEELRAEIAGAGGRPIEVIEGPLMDGMNVVGDLFGSGKMFLPQVVKSARVMKKAVAYLLPFIEKEKEENGTADSKDTNGTIVMATVKGDVHDIGKNIVGVVLQCNNFEVIDLGVMVPAQKILDAAKEHDADIIGLSGLITPSLDEMANFAVEMERAGLEIPLLIGGATTSRAHTAVKISPRRSGPVVWVKDASRSVPVAAALLDDKQRPALLEATEKDYASLRERHAQKNERPMLTLEKARANRTPIEWDGYAPPVPAHGLGVREFLDYDMSELREFIDWQPFFNAWEMKGRFPDILNNPASGEAARKLYDDAQQMLDTAIKEKWLTANGVIGFFPANVVGDDIEVYTDDSRSEVLTTLHNLRQQGEHRDGIPNRSLGDFVAPKDTGLADYVGAFAVTTGLGSQEKITEFKAALDDYSAILLESLADRLAEAFAERMHQRVRKEFWGYQPEEQLDNDALIGEKYVGIRPAPGYPACPEHTEKATLWKLLDVKERTGIELTESMAMWPGAAVSGWYFSHPQSQYFVVGRLAQDQVADYAKRKGWTLAEAERWLAPNLGYNPED, encoded by the coding sequence ATGACTGCCGTTGAGTCGACCGTCTCCGAGTCGAATGCCTTTGCGCCGAACATCCGCCCCGACTGCAGCGACGACCTGACGGCAGCCCTGCGCCAGCGGATCCTGGTGATCGACGGCGCGATGGGTACGGCGATCCAGCGCGACCGGCCCGACGAGGCCGGCTACCGCGGCGAGCGATTCGCCGACTGGCCCAGCGATCTCGTGGGCAACAACGACCTGCTCACGCTGACTCAGCCGCACATCATCGAGGGGATCCACCGCGAATACCTCGAGGCCGGCGCCGACATTCTCGAGACCAACACGTTCAACGCGAACGCGGTGTCGCTGTCCGACTACGGGATGGCCGAACTCAGCTACGAACTGAACTACGCGGGCGCGGCGCTGGCCCGCAAGGCGTGCGACGAGTTCAGCACCCCGGACCAGCCCCGCTACGTGGCGGGCGCGTTGGGGCCGACGACCCGGACGGCGTCGATCTCGCCGGACGTCAACGACCCCGGAGCCCGCAACGTCTCCTACGACCAACTGGTCGCCGCGTACTTCGACTCCGCCAGGGGCCTGGTCGACGGCGGGGCCGATCTGCTCATCGTCGAGACCATCTTCGACACGCTGAACGCCAAGGCCGCGATCTTCGCGATCGAGACGCTGTTCGAGGAGCGTGGACGTCGCTGGCCGGTGATCATCTCCGGCACCATCACAGACGCGTCCGGCAGAACGTTGTCGGGTCAGGTCACCGAAGCCTTCTGGAACTCGATCCGGCATGCGAAGCCGATCGCGGTGGGCCTCAACTGCGCCCTCGGCGCGCCGGAGATGAGGCCCTACCTCGCCGAGATGTCGCGCATCGCCGACACCTTCGTGTCGTGCTACCCGAATGCGGGCCTGCCCAACGCCTTCGGCGAATACGACGAGTCCCCGAAGCGTCAGGCCGGCTACGTCGCCGACTTCGCCGAGGCCGGCCTCGTCAACATGGTCGGTGGCTGCTGCGGAACGACACCCGCGCACATCGCCGAGATCGCCAAGGTCGTCGAGGGCATGCCGCCTCGCGAGGTGCCGGAAGTCGAGGTGGCCACTCGACTGTCAGGCCTCGAGCCGCTCAACATCACCGAGGACTCGCTGTTCGTGAACATCGGTGAGCGCACCAACATCACCGGCTCCGCCCGCTTCCGCAACCTGATCAAGGCCGAGGACTACGACACCGCCCTGTCGGTCGCTCTGCAGCAGGTCGAGGTCGGTGCGCAGGTCATCGACATCAACATGGACGAGGGCATGATCGACGGCGTCGCTGCGATGGACCGGTTCACCAAGCTGATCGCGTCCGAGCCCGACATCAGCCGCGTCCCGGAGATGATCGACTCCTCCAAATGGGAGGTCATCGAGGCCGGCCTGAAGAACGTGCAGGGCAAGCCGATCGTCAACTCGATCTCCATGAAGGAGGGCGAGGACAAGTTCATCCGCGAGGCGCGGCTGTGCCGCAAGTACGGCGCCGCCGTCGTCGTGATGGCGTTCGACGAGCAGGGCCAGGCCGACAACCTGGAGCGCCGCAAGGAGATCTGCGGGCGTGCCTACCGAGTCCTGACCGAAGAGGTCGGCTTCCCGCCCGAGGACATCATCTTCGACCCGAACTGCTTCGCGCTGGCGACGGGCATCGAGGAGCACGCGACCTACGGGATCGACTTCATCGAGGCGTGCGCCTGGATCAAGGAGAACCTGCCGGGTGTGCACATCTCCGGCGGCATCTCGAACGTGTCGTTCTCGTTCCGGGGCAACAACCCCGTCCGCGAGGCGATTCATGCCGTGTTCCTGTTCCACGCCATCAAAGCCGGTCTGGACATGGGCATCGTCAACGCCGGTGCGCTGGTGCCGTACGACTCGATCGACCCGGAGTTGCGGGACCGCATCGAGGACGTCGTGCTGAACCGGCGCGAGGATGCCGCCGAACGACTGCTGGAGATCGCCGAACGGTTCAACCGCAAGGAGAACTCCGAGGACCCTCAAGCGGCCGAATGGCGCAGCCTCCCGGTCCGTGAGCGGATCACGCACGCTCTGGTCAAGGGCATCGACGCCCACGTCGACGACGACACCGAGGAACTGCGGGCCGAGATCGCCGGCGCCGGGGGTCGGCCGATCGAGGTGATCGAGGGCCCGCTGATGGATGGCATGAACGTCGTCGGTGACCTCTTCGGCTCGGGCAAGATGTTCCTGCCCCAGGTCGTGAAGTCGGCTCGGGTGATGAAGAAGGCCGTCGCCTATCTGTTGCCGTTCATCGAGAAAGAGAAAGAGGAGAACGGTACGGCAGACTCCAAGGACACCAACGGCACCATCGTGATGGCGACCGTGAAGGGCGACGTCCACGACATCGGCAAGAACATCGTCGGAGTTGTCCTGCAGTGCAACAACTTCGAAGTGATCGACCTCGGTGTGATGGTGCCCGCCCAGAAGATCCTGGACGCCGCAAAGGAGCACGACGCCGACATCATCGGGTTGTCGGGCCTGATCACTCCGTCGCTGGACGAAATGGCCAACTTCGCCGTCGAGATGGAACGCGCGGGACTGGAGATTCCGCTGCTGATCGGTGGCGCGACCACGTCGCGCGCACATACGGCCGTGAAGATCTCGCCGCGCCGCAGCGGTCCGGTGGTCTGGGTCAAGGACGCGTCGCGCTCGGTTCCGGTCGCCGCCGCGCTGCTCGACGACAAGCAGCGGCCGGCGCTGTTGGAGGCCACCGAAAAGGATTACGCCTCGCTGCGGGAACGGCACGCCCAGAAGAACGAGCGGCCGATGCTGACGCTGGAGAAGGCCCGCGCGAACCGGACGCCGATCGAGTGGGACGGTTACGCGCCGCCAGTGCCCGCCCACGGGCTCGGGGTTCGCGAGTTCTTGGATTACGACATGTCCGAGTTGCGCGAGTTCATCGACTGGCAGCCCTTCTTCAATGCGTGGGAGATGAAGGGTCGATTCCCCGACATCCTCAACAACCCGGCCTCGGGCGAGGCCGCCCGCAAGCTGTACGACGACGCCCAGCAGATGCTCGACACCGCGATCAAGGAGAAGTGGCTGACGGCCAACGGCGTCATCGGCTTCTTCCCCGCCAACGTCGTCGGCGACGACATCGAGGTCTACACCGACGACTCGCGTTCCGAGGTGTTGACCACGCTGCACAACCTGCGCCAGCAGGGCGAGCACCGCGACGGCATCCCGAACCGGTCGCTGGGTGATTTCGTGGCACCCAAGGACACCGGTTTGGCCGACTATGTCGGCGCCTTCGCCGTCACGACGGGGCTCGGTAGTCAGGAGAAGATCACGGAGTTCAAGGCTGCCCTCGACGACTACAGCGCGATCCTGCTGGAGTCGCTCGCCGACCGCCTGGCAGAGGCTTTCGCCGAACGGATGCACCAGCGGGTCCGCAAGGAGTTCTGGGGCTACCAGCCCGAGGAACAGCTCGACAACGACGCACTCATCGGCGAGAAGTACGTGGGCATCCGTCCCGCCCCCGGCTACCCGGCCTGCCCGGAGCACACCGAGAAGGCCACGCTCTGGAAGTTGTTGGACGTCAAGGAGCGCACCGGCATCGAGCTGACCGAGTCGATGGCGATGTGGCCGGGTGCCGCCGTGTCGGGCTGGTACTTCTCGCATCCACAGTCGCAGTATTTCGTGGTCGGCCGACTGGCGCAGGACCAGGTCGCCGACTACGCGAAGCGCAAAGGCTGGACCCTGGCCGAGGCCGAGCGCTGGCTCGCTCCCAACCTCGGCTACAACCCGGAGGACTGA
- a CDS encoding PAC2 family protein yields the protein MTPKLPELSDTIVVAAFEGWNDAGDAASDALEHLDAIWEAEPIVEIDDEAYYDYQVNRPVIRQVDGVTRELVWPSMRISHCRPPGSDRDIVLMHGVEPNMRWRTFCAELLAIADKLNVQTVVILGALLADTPHTRPVPVSGAAYSPESAKVFGLEETRYEGPTGIAGVFQDACVQAGIPAVTFWAAVPHYVSQPPNPKATVALLRRVEDVLDIEVPLADLPTQAEEWESAVTEMTAEDDDISEYVQSLEERGDAEVDMHEAVGKIDGDALAAEFERYLRRRGPGFGR from the coding sequence GTGACGCCGAAACTGCCCGAATTGAGCGACACAATCGTCGTCGCGGCCTTCGAGGGCTGGAATGACGCAGGCGACGCGGCCAGCGATGCGTTGGAGCACCTCGACGCGATATGGGAAGCCGAGCCGATCGTGGAGATCGACGACGAGGCGTACTACGACTACCAGGTCAATCGACCCGTCATTCGGCAGGTCGACGGCGTGACGCGCGAGCTGGTGTGGCCCTCGATGCGGATTTCGCACTGCCGGCCCCCGGGGTCGGACCGTGACATCGTGCTCATGCACGGCGTGGAGCCCAATATGCGATGGCGCACCTTCTGCGCAGAGTTGCTGGCGATCGCCGACAAGCTCAACGTGCAGACGGTCGTCATCCTGGGGGCGCTGCTGGCCGACACGCCGCACACCCGTCCGGTGCCGGTGTCGGGCGCGGCCTACTCCCCCGAATCGGCGAAGGTCTTCGGGCTGGAGGAGACGCGTTATGAAGGTCCGACCGGCATCGCCGGGGTGTTCCAGGATGCGTGTGTGCAAGCCGGTATCCCGGCGGTGACGTTCTGGGCCGCGGTTCCGCATTACGTTTCGCAGCCGCCGAACCCCAAGGCCACCGTGGCGCTGTTGCGGCGCGTCGAGGACGTGCTCGACATCGAGGTGCCGCTCGCCGATCTGCCGACGCAGGCCGAAGAGTGGGAGTCGGCGGTGACGGAGATGACCGCCGAGGACGACGACATCTCCGAGTACGTGCAGTCGCTGGAGGAACGCGGCGACGCCGAGGTCGACATGCACGAGGCGGTCGGCAAGATCGACGGCGACGCCCTGGCCGCTGAGTTCGAGCGCTATCTACGCCGCCGCGGGCCAGGCTTCGGCCGGTAG
- a CDS encoding DUF1254 domain-containing protein — MIRRIAALIAALALLAACSTEKSDDNATPTPSPESPSAVSLEQTRAIAKEAYIYGFPLVDNYRVMYSYFVNKEDPEYKGGWNEIHNSAQVYTPADKAIQTPNSDTPYSAVGADLRTEPLVLTVPPVEQDRYYSLQFIDLYTYNMAYVGSRTTGNGGGKYLLTGPNWRGVKPEGIDEVITSDTDLALVLYRTQLFGPSDIDQVKKIQAGYQVTPLSVFLNQPGPPPAPAIDFVPPLTRDQQKTSPQFFDILNFALKFAPPLPDEQELRTRFATIGIGPDGGFDADKLTPEMRDAVEGGMADAWQEFDTFKKEKLDTGEVTSGDITGNRETIGTNYLYRMAAAVVGIYGNSKDEAIYVGAFNDATGAPLTGANNYTYRFAKDQLPPVNAFWSLTMYELPQSLLVENSMKRYLINSPMLPSLVPDPDGGYTIYIQNGSPGIEKESNWLPAPKGPFQLVLRLYWPKPDALNGVWQAPKPEKV; from the coding sequence TTGATCCGCCGCATCGCAGCTCTGATCGCCGCCCTCGCGCTGCTGGCGGCTTGTAGCACCGAGAAATCCGACGACAACGCGACACCGACACCGTCACCAGAGAGTCCGAGCGCCGTGTCCCTCGAACAGACTCGCGCCATCGCGAAAGAGGCCTACATCTACGGCTTCCCGCTGGTCGACAACTACCGGGTGATGTACTCGTACTTCGTCAACAAAGAGGACCCCGAGTACAAGGGTGGTTGGAACGAAATACACAACAGCGCACAGGTTTACACGCCTGCGGACAAGGCGATCCAGACGCCGAACTCCGATACGCCGTACTCCGCGGTCGGTGCCGACCTGCGCACCGAACCGCTGGTGCTAACGGTTCCCCCAGTCGAGCAGGACCGCTACTACTCGCTGCAGTTCATCGACCTCTACACCTACAACATGGCCTACGTCGGCAGCCGCACGACCGGTAACGGCGGTGGCAAATACCTTCTGACGGGCCCGAACTGGCGTGGTGTGAAGCCCGAGGGCATCGATGAGGTCATCACCTCCGACACCGACCTCGCGCTCGTTCTGTACCGCACCCAGTTGTTCGGGCCGTCGGACATCGACCAGGTCAAGAAGATCCAGGCCGGCTACCAGGTGACGCCGCTTTCGGTGTTCCTCAACCAACCCGGGCCGCCGCCGGCCCCCGCGATCGACTTCGTGCCGCCGCTGACGCGCGACCAACAGAAAACCTCACCGCAGTTCTTCGACATCCTCAACTTCGCGCTGAAATTCGCGCCGCCGCTGCCCGACGAACAGGAGTTGCGAACCCGGTTCGCCACCATCGGGATCGGCCCCGACGGCGGGTTCGACGCCGACAAGCTCACCCCAGAGATGCGTGACGCCGTCGAAGGCGGAATGGCCGACGCCTGGCAGGAGTTCGACACCTTCAAGAAGGAGAAGCTGGACACCGGCGAAGTGACCTCGGGTGACATCACCGGAAACCGCGAAACGATTGGCACCAACTATCTGTATCGGATGGCCGCAGCGGTGGTGGGCATCTACGGCAACTCCAAGGACGAGGCGATCTACGTGGGAGCGTTCAACGACGCCACCGGTGCGCCGTTGACCGGTGCCAACAACTACACGTACCGGTTCGCCAAAGATCAGCTTCCGCCGGTCAACGCATTCTGGTCGCTCACCATGTACGAATTGCCGCAGAGCCTGCTGGTCGAGAACTCGATGAAGCGCTACCTGATCAACTCACCGATGTTGCCCAGCCTGGTGCCAGACCCCGACGGTGGTTACACCATCTACATCCAAAACGGATCGCCGGGCATCGAGAAAGAATCCAACTGGTTGCCGGCGCCCAAGGGACCGTTTCAGTTGGTCTTGCGGTTGTACTGGCCGAAGCCGGACGCCCTGAACGGCGTCTGGCAGGCGCCGAAACCCGAAAAGGTGTGA
- a CDS encoding SDR family oxidoreductase → MGSLYGKVVLITGAANGIGAEVARRLHHEGAKLVLTDLDEAPLKDLATRLGGDDVLTAVADVRDLEAMQKATDAGIERFGGIDVVMANAGIATHGSLLAVDPKAFQTLIDVNVMGVFHTVRAALPSIIERRGYVLIVSSAAAYAPAAGMVPYDTSKAAVEQFANALRLELAHRGVDVGSAHMLWIDTPLVQETKDESTAFQEMLRKLPGPLGKTTSVDKCGEAFVRGIEGRKRQINCPSFVGLLRWLKPLLSSRLGESTTLKDVPELLQKMDAEVAAHGRSMSARTEALEKR, encoded by the coding sequence ATGGGTTCGCTATACGGAAAAGTCGTCCTCATCACGGGCGCTGCCAACGGCATCGGGGCCGAAGTGGCCCGCCGCCTGCACCACGAGGGCGCCAAGCTGGTACTGACCGACCTCGATGAGGCCCCGCTGAAGGATCTCGCCACCAGGCTCGGCGGTGACGACGTGCTGACCGCGGTCGCGGACGTCCGTGACCTCGAGGCCATGCAGAAGGCCACCGATGCCGGAATCGAACGGTTCGGTGGCATCGACGTCGTGATGGCCAACGCGGGAATCGCCACCCACGGATCGCTGCTGGCCGTCGATCCCAAGGCGTTCCAGACGCTGATCGACGTCAACGTCATGGGCGTGTTTCACACCGTGCGCGCCGCCCTGCCGTCGATCATCGAGCGACGGGGATATGTGTTGATCGTGTCCTCCGCGGCGGCCTACGCGCCCGCGGCGGGCATGGTTCCCTATGACACGTCGAAGGCAGCCGTGGAGCAGTTCGCCAACGCTCTTCGCCTCGAGCTCGCACACCGGGGTGTCGACGTGGGATCCGCACACATGCTGTGGATCGATACGCCCCTGGTGCAGGAGACCAAGGACGAATCAACGGCTTTCCAGGAAATGCTGCGCAAGCTTCCGGGGCCCCTCGGCAAGACCACGTCGGTGGACAAATGCGGCGAGGCGTTCGTCAGGGGCATCGAGGGTCGCAAACGCCAGATCAACTGCCCGAGTTTCGTCGGCCTGCTGCGCTGGTTGAAACCGTTGCTGTCGTCCAGGCTTGGCGAATCGACCACGCTGAAGGACGTTCCGGAGCTGTTGCAGAAGATGGACGCGGAGGTGGCCGCGCATGGCCGTTCGATGAGCGCCCGCACAGAAGCGCTCGAAAAGCGTTGA